A section of the Caballeronia sp. M1242 genome encodes:
- a CDS encoding GntR family transcriptional regulator: protein MSDRKTSAASNASADSLNGAVAASPESIAENIRAAILEHRLAPGAKLTEAQLCEVFDVKRGPVRQALSQLAGERLVDLEPNRGAFVASPSLQEVHDVFEMRRIVELAVVERICKGHGTRRLKSIGATIGRERRAFENRDFSAWIRLSGEFHTELAALTGNAVLCDCLSGLVARSTLISALYESLGKSSCSFEDHEAILAALDAGDASKAADLMAQHLRDVELKMLERPARGAVDLKEVFARPGEREKAFGA from the coding sequence ATGTCCGACCGTAAAACGAGTGCTGCATCGAACGCTTCCGCCGATTCCCTGAACGGAGCCGTCGCAGCGAGCCCCGAGTCGATCGCCGAGAACATCCGCGCCGCGATCCTCGAACACCGGCTTGCTCCCGGCGCGAAGCTGACCGAAGCGCAGTTGTGCGAAGTGTTCGACGTGAAACGCGGCCCGGTGCGCCAGGCGCTGTCGCAACTGGCAGGCGAGCGGCTCGTCGATCTCGAACCGAATCGCGGCGCGTTCGTCGCCAGTCCGTCGCTGCAGGAAGTGCACGACGTGTTCGAGATGCGGCGCATCGTCGAGCTGGCTGTCGTCGAGCGCATCTGCAAAGGGCACGGCACGCGGCGGCTGAAGTCGATCGGCGCGACCATCGGGCGCGAAAGGCGAGCGTTCGAGAACCGCGACTTTTCCGCATGGATTCGGCTGTCGGGCGAGTTCCACACCGAACTCGCCGCGCTCACCGGCAACGCCGTGCTGTGCGATTGTCTGTCCGGACTCGTCGCGCGCTCAACGCTGATCTCGGCGCTGTATGAATCGCTCGGCAAAAGTTCGTGCTCGTTCGAAGATCACGAAGCGATTCTCGCCGCGCTCGATGCCGGCGACGCCTCAAAAGCCGCGGATCTGATGGCGCAACATCTGCGCGATGTCGAATTGAAGATGCTGGAGCGGCCCGCCCGTGGCGCGGTCGATCTGAAAGAAGTATTCGCAAGGCCGGGCGAACGCGAGAAGGCGTTCGGCGCGTAA
- a CDS encoding NCS1 family nucleobase:cation symporter-1 has protein sequence MAQFSATPGSSALPPYETPYESSEHDTGLPAGYSDRLYNEDLAPLRNQTWGAYNIFAFWMSDVHSVGGYVFAGSLFALGLTSWQVLVSLLIGIGLVNLLCNLIAKPSQVAGVPYPVACRATFGVLGANIPAVIRGLIAVAWYGIQTYLASSALVIVVLKFVPSLMPYADVHRYGFVGLSALGWAGFMLLWVLQAVVFWRGMEMIKKFIDFAGPAVYVVMFGLAGYMVWRAGIHNIGLNLGGVKYHGMEVVPVMITAISLVVSYFSGPMLNFGDFSRYCKSFRSVKRGNFWGLPVNFLAFSLVTVITTAATLPVFGQLITDPVETVGRIDHPTAVILGALTFTIATIGINIVANFVSPAFDFSNVAPRLISWRMGGMMAATASIFITPWNLFNNPAVIHYTLDILGSFIGPLYGVLILDFYLLKRGKLAVNDLYTTSDTGKYWYTKGVNRRAVMALLPAAVIAILCVMLPSLEGAANFSWFIGAGLGALFYWMLADRKHAA, from the coding sequence ATGGCTCAGTTCAGTGCAACGCCCGGCAGTTCAGCACTGCCGCCCTATGAAACCCCGTACGAATCTTCCGAGCACGATACCGGCTTGCCCGCCGGCTACAGCGATCGTCTGTACAACGAAGATCTCGCGCCGCTCAGGAATCAGACGTGGGGCGCGTACAACATCTTCGCGTTCTGGATGTCGGACGTGCATAGCGTCGGCGGCTATGTGTTCGCGGGCAGTCTCTTCGCGCTCGGGCTGACGAGCTGGCAAGTGCTCGTGTCGCTTCTGATCGGCATCGGGCTCGTGAATCTGCTGTGCAATCTCATCGCAAAGCCGAGTCAGGTCGCAGGCGTGCCGTATCCGGTCGCGTGCCGCGCGACGTTCGGCGTGCTCGGCGCGAATATCCCCGCCGTCATTCGCGGGCTAATCGCCGTGGCGTGGTATGGCATTCAGACGTATCTGGCTTCGAGTGCGCTCGTGATCGTCGTGCTGAAGTTCGTGCCGTCGCTGATGCCTTATGCGGACGTGCATCGCTACGGCTTCGTCGGGCTGTCGGCGCTCGGCTGGGCCGGCTTCATGCTGCTGTGGGTGTTGCAGGCGGTCGTGTTCTGGCGCGGCATGGAGATGATCAAGAAGTTCATCGACTTCGCGGGACCTGCCGTCTATGTCGTGATGTTCGGGCTCGCCGGATACATGGTGTGGCGCGCGGGCATCCACAACATCGGGCTGAATCTTGGCGGCGTGAAGTATCACGGCATGGAAGTCGTGCCGGTGATGATCACCGCGATCTCGCTCGTCGTGTCCTATTTCTCCGGGCCGATGCTGAACTTCGGCGACTTCTCGCGCTATTGCAAGAGCTTTCGCAGCGTGAAGCGCGGCAACTTCTGGGGGCTGCCGGTCAATTTCCTCGCGTTCTCGCTCGTGACGGTCATCACGACGGCGGCCACATTGCCGGTGTTCGGACAACTGATTACCGATCCGGTGGAAACGGTGGGCCGCATCGATCATCCGACGGCCGTCATCCTCGGCGCGCTGACGTTCACCATCGCGACCATCGGCATCAATATCGTGGCGAACTTCGTGTCGCCGGCGTTCGACTTCTCCAACGTCGCGCCGCGTCTCATCAGCTGGCGCATGGGCGGGATGATGGCCGCGACCGCGTCCATCTTCATTACGCCGTGGAACCTCTTCAACAACCCCGCCGTGATCCACTACACGCTGGATATTCTCGGCAGCTTCATCGGACCGTTGTATGGCGTGCTGATTCTCGACTTCTATTTGCTCAAGCGCGGCAAGCTCGCGGTGAACGACCTCTACACGACGTCCGACACCGGCAAGTACTGGTACACGAAGGGCGTGAATCGCCGCGCAGTGATGGCGCTCTTGCCCGCCGCAGTCATCGCGATTCTGTGCGTGATGCTGCCTTCGCTCGAAGGCGCCGCGAACTTCTCGTGGTTCATCGGCGCGGGGCTCGGCGCGTTGTTCTACTGGATGCTGGCGGATCGCAAGCACGCGGCTTGA
- a CDS encoding aspartate/glutamate racemase family protein — MRIKLINPNTTQRMTESMARCAREVAAPGTEIIAVSPTMGPPSIEGYYDEAIASLGLLAEVEAGERQGFDGYVIACFGDPALYAARELARGPVIGIAEAAMHAASVIAPGFSVVTTLRRTCGMAWHLAERYGMTRFCKNVRATDVAVLELDEPGSAARQTIIDECRRALHEDGSDAIVLGCAGMAEFCREVEDAIGAPVVEGVTAAVKWAEALIALRLHTAKRGDFARPLAKRYDGVLADFGPR; from the coding sequence ATGCGCATCAAACTGATCAACCCGAACACCACGCAGCGCATGACGGAATCGATGGCCCGCTGCGCGCGCGAGGTCGCCGCGCCGGGCACCGAAATCATCGCGGTGAGCCCGACGATGGGCCCGCCTTCCATCGAAGGCTATTACGACGAAGCCATTGCCTCGCTCGGGCTGCTCGCCGAAGTGGAGGCGGGCGAGCGGCAGGGCTTCGACGGCTACGTGATCGCGTGTTTCGGCGACCCGGCGCTGTACGCGGCGCGCGAACTGGCGCGCGGGCCGGTGATCGGCATCGCAGAAGCGGCGATGCACGCGGCGAGCGTCATCGCGCCGGGCTTTTCGGTCGTGACGACGCTGCGGCGCACGTGCGGCATGGCATGGCATCTCGCCGAGCGCTATGGCATGACGCGCTTCTGCAAGAACGTGCGTGCGACGGACGTCGCGGTGCTCGAACTCGACGAACCGGGCTCGGCGGCGCGGCAGACGATCATCGACGAATGCCGGCGCGCGCTCCACGAAGACGGCTCGGACGCCATCGTGCTCGGCTGCGCGGGCATGGCCGAATTCTGCCGCGAAGTGGAGGACGCTATCGGCGCGCCGGTCGTGGAAGGCGTGACGGCGGCCGTCAAATGGGCCGAGGCGCTCATCGCGCTCAGGCTGCATACGGCGAAGCGCGGCGACTTCGCGCGGCCGCTCGCGAAACGCTACGACGGCGTGCTCGCCGATTTCGGCCCGCGCTGA
- the puuE gene encoding allantoinase PuuE gives MSLDPNYPRDLIGYGRHPVQANWPGRARVAVQFVLNYEEGGENCVLHGDPGSEQFLSEIVGAASYPARHMSMESIYEYGSRAGVWRILREFEKRGLPLTVFGVGMAMERHPELSRAFVELGHEIACHGYRWIHYQDMSPEREAEHMRLGMEAIERVTGVRPLGWYTGRDSPNTHRLVAEYGGFLYDSDYYGDDLPFWMDVELGNGKSTPQLIVPYTLDTNDMRFATPQGFNTGDHFFTYLRDAFDVLYEEGDEAPKMLSIGMHCRLLGRPGRFRGLQKFLDHIEKHDRVWVTRRVDIARHWREHHPYDQTQADNGTAA, from the coding sequence ATGTCTCTAGATCCGAACTATCCACGCGACCTGATCGGCTACGGCCGCCATCCCGTGCAGGCGAACTGGCCGGGGCGTGCGCGCGTCGCCGTGCAATTCGTGCTCAATTACGAAGAAGGCGGCGAAAACTGCGTGCTGCACGGCGATCCCGGCTCCGAGCAGTTCTTGTCGGAGATCGTCGGCGCGGCGTCGTATCCGGCGCGTCACATGAGCATGGAGTCCATCTACGAATACGGCTCGCGCGCAGGCGTCTGGCGCATCTTGCGCGAGTTCGAGAAGCGCGGCCTGCCGCTAACCGTGTTCGGCGTGGGCATGGCGATGGAGCGGCATCCCGAGCTTTCGCGGGCGTTCGTGGAGCTGGGGCATGAGATTGCGTGCCACGGGTATCGCTGGATTCACTATCAGGACATGTCGCCGGAGCGCGAAGCGGAGCACATGCGTCTCGGCATGGAAGCCATCGAACGCGTGACGGGCGTGCGGCCGCTCGGCTGGTACACGGGCCGCGACAGTCCGAACACGCATCGGCTGGTGGCGGAATACGGCGGCTTTCTGTACGACTCGGACTACTACGGCGACGATCTGCCGTTCTGGATGGACGTCGAGCTCGGCAACGGCAAAAGCACGCCGCAACTCATCGTGCCGTACACGCTCGATACCAACGACATGCGTTTCGCCACGCCGCAAGGCTTCAATACGGGCGACCACTTTTTCACGTACCTGCGCGATGCCTTCGACGTGCTCTACGAAGAAGGCGACGAAGCGCCGAAGATGCTGTCCATCGGCATGCACTGCCGGCTGCTCGGCCGGCCGGGGCGTTTTCGCGGGCTGCAGAAGTTTTTGGATCACATCGAAAAGCACGACCGCGTGTGGGTGACGCGGCGCGTCGATATCGCGCGGCACTGGCGCGAACATCACCCTTACGATCAAACGCAGGCAGACAACGGGACGGCGGCATGA
- the uraD gene encoding 2-oxo-4-hydroxy-4-carboxy-5-ureidoimidazoline decarboxylase: MKAMQTTLDQLNTMPADAFVTVLAGIFEHSPWVAEIAAAKRPFSSIDALHATMSQAVETAGEEKQLALINAHPELAGKAAVRGELTAESTREQSGAGLNLCTQEEFDKLQSLNTAYREKFGFPFILAVRGYDRHGIIANFEARVNHDRDQELRTSLDQIYRIARFRLDDLIRA; this comes from the coding sequence ATGAAGGCGATGCAAACCACACTCGACCAACTCAACACCATGCCCGCCGACGCGTTCGTGACCGTGCTCGCCGGCATCTTCGAGCATTCGCCGTGGGTCGCGGAGATCGCGGCGGCCAAGCGCCCGTTTTCGAGCATCGACGCATTGCACGCGACCATGTCGCAAGCGGTGGAGACGGCGGGCGAAGAAAAGCAACTCGCGCTCATCAACGCTCACCCGGAACTCGCGGGCAAGGCCGCCGTGCGCGGCGAACTGACGGCCGAATCGACGCGTGAGCAGAGCGGCGCGGGGCTGAACCTCTGCACGCAGGAAGAGTTCGACAAGCTCCAGTCGCTCAACACGGCGTATCGCGAGAAGTTCGGCTTCCCGTTCATTCTCGCGGTGCGCGGCTATGACCGTCACGGCATCATCGCGAACTTCGAGGCGCGCGTGAATCATGACCGCGACCAGGAGCTTCGCACGAGTCTCGACCAGATTTACCGGATCGCGCGCTTCAGGCTCGACGACCTGATCCGCGCCTGA
- the alc gene encoding allantoicase, whose translation MAIPTLDPNAPDFTRRYVNLADPRLGAQALEASDDFFAPKERMLNPEPAVFIPGKYDEHGKWMDGWETRRKRTTGYDWCIVKLARPGVIKGIDLDTSHFTGNFPPAASIEGAHVADGAPSQSTQWTEIVPSTTLQGNSHHYLDVASAEPFTHLRVNIYPDGGIARLRVYGQPQLDWRNADRNELFDLAAMENGAYMVGTNNQHFGLASTLLMPGRGVNMGDGWETRRRREPGNDWCIVALAQPGIIKKVEVDTAHFKGNFPDRCSLQAAYVKGGTDSSLVTQAMFWPVLLSEQKLQMDKQHFFESELAALGPVTHVRFNIYPDGGVSRLRLFGTLA comes from the coding sequence ATGGCAATTCCGACACTCGATCCCAACGCGCCCGACTTCACGCGCCGCTATGTGAATCTCGCGGACCCGCGTCTGGGCGCGCAGGCACTCGAGGCGAGCGACGATTTCTTCGCGCCGAAGGAACGCATGCTGAACCCCGAGCCGGCCGTGTTCATCCCCGGCAAATACGACGAGCACGGCAAGTGGATGGACGGCTGGGAAACGCGCCGCAAGCGCACGACCGGCTACGACTGGTGCATCGTCAAGCTGGCGCGGCCGGGCGTGATCAAGGGCATCGATCTGGACACGAGCCACTTCACCGGCAACTTCCCGCCGGCGGCGTCGATCGAAGGCGCGCATGTCGCCGACGGCGCGCCGAGCCAGTCCACGCAATGGACGGAAATCGTGCCGTCCACGACGCTGCAGGGCAATAGCCATCACTATCTGGATGTCGCCTCGGCCGAGCCGTTCACGCACTTGCGCGTGAACATCTATCCGGACGGCGGCATCGCGCGTTTGCGGGTGTACGGTCAGCCGCAACTCGACTGGCGCAACGCGGATCGCAATGAACTGTTCGATCTCGCCGCGATGGAAAACGGCGCGTACATGGTCGGCACGAACAACCAGCACTTCGGTCTCGCGTCCACGCTTTTGATGCCGGGCCGCGGCGTCAATATGGGCGATGGCTGGGAAACCCGCCGCCGCCGCGAGCCGGGCAACGACTGGTGTATCGTCGCGCTCGCGCAGCCGGGCATTATCAAGAAAGTCGAAGTGGATACCGCACACTTCAAGGGCAATTTCCCCGACCGCTGCTCTTTGCAGGCGGCGTATGTGAAGGGCGGCACGGACAGCTCGCTCGTCACGCAGGCCATGTTCTGGCCGGTGCTGTTGTCGGAACAGAAGCTGCAGATGGACAAGCAGCATTTCTTCGAGTCCGAACTCGCGGCGCTCGGCCCGGTCACGCACGTGCGCTTCAACATCTACCCGGACGGCGGCGTGTCGCGCCTGCGTCTTTTCGGAACGCTTGCATGA
- a CDS encoding ureidoglycolate lyase, with product MKTLAIEPLTRAAFEPFGDVIELDGAKQIPINLGTTIRFHDLCKVDVTDEGGRTLVNLFRGQPRVLPFEVKMMERHPLGSQAFIPLDDRPYLVVVAPAGELDESQIRAFVTRGWQGVNYAKGVWHHPLIALDKVSDFIVVDRGGEGLNLNEQDLRESLWLTQEALR from the coding sequence ATGAAGACGCTCGCGATCGAACCGTTGACGCGCGCGGCGTTCGAGCCTTTCGGCGATGTGATCGAGCTCGACGGCGCGAAGCAGATCCCGATCAACCTCGGCACGACGATCCGCTTTCACGATCTCTGCAAGGTCGACGTGACGGATGAGGGCGGCCGCACGCTCGTGAATCTCTTTCGCGGACAGCCGCGCGTGCTGCCGTTCGAAGTAAAGATGATGGAGCGTCATCCGCTCGGCTCGCAGGCGTTCATTCCGCTCGACGATCGGCCGTATCTCGTGGTCGTCGCGCCGGCGGGAGAACTCGACGAATCGCAGATTCGCGCGTTCGTCACGCGCGGCTGGCAGGGCGTGAATTACGCAAAAGGCGTCTGGCATCATCCGCTCATTGCGCTGGATAAGGTCAGCGATTTCATCGTCGTCGATCGCGGCGGGGAAGGCTTGAATCTGAACGAGCAGGACCTGAGAGAGTCGTTGTGGCTGACACAAGAGGCGCTGCGCTGA
- the ltaE gene encoding low-specificity L-threonine aldolase translates to MPARQIDLRSDTVTRPSQAMLAAMSAAEVGDDVWGDDPTVLKLQSTLAERTGKEAGLFFPSGTQSNLAALMAHCARGDEYIVGQAAHTYKYEGGGAAVLGSIQPQPIENAPDGSLPLDKIAAAIKPIDDHFARSRLLALENTIGGKVLRADYVAQATKLARDRGLSTHLDGARIFNAVVASDRPVSELCAPFDTVSICFSKGLGAPVGSVLVGSKALVDVAHRWRKVLGGGMRQAGVLAAACLHALDHHVDGLAQDHENAARLAAGLAGIDGIVIQSQATNMVFAQIPAKHCAPLEAWLKERGILTQMLYASRFVTHRDVSREDIDTVIDAVKAYFAAQ, encoded by the coding sequence ATGCCAGCACGCCAGATCGACCTACGCAGCGATACCGTCACCCGCCCGAGCCAGGCGATGCTCGCCGCCATGTCGGCCGCCGAAGTCGGCGACGACGTCTGGGGCGACGATCCCACCGTTCTCAAGCTCCAGTCCACGCTCGCGGAGCGCACCGGCAAGGAAGCGGGCCTGTTCTTTCCGAGCGGCACGCAAAGCAACCTCGCCGCGCTGATGGCGCACTGCGCGCGCGGCGACGAGTACATCGTCGGGCAGGCGGCGCACACGTACAAATACGAAGGCGGCGGGGCGGCGGTGCTCGGCAGCATTCAGCCGCAGCCTATCGAAAACGCGCCGGACGGCTCGTTGCCGCTCGACAAGATCGCGGCGGCGATCAAGCCCATCGATGACCACTTCGCGCGTTCGCGCCTGCTCGCGCTGGAAAACACCATCGGCGGGAAAGTGCTGCGGGCCGACTACGTGGCGCAGGCGACGAAGCTGGCCCGCGATCGCGGCCTCTCGACGCATCTGGACGGCGCGCGCATCTTCAACGCGGTGGTGGCGTCGGACCGGCCGGTGAGCGAACTGTGCGCGCCGTTCGATACCGTCTCCATCTGCTTTTCGAAAGGCCTCGGCGCGCCGGTCGGTTCGGTGCTGGTGGGCAGCAAGGCGCTCGTCGATGTCGCGCACCGCTGGCGCAAGGTGCTCGGCGGCGGCATGCGGCAGGCGGGCGTGCTCGCGGCGGCGTGCCTTCACGCGCTCGATCATCATGTCGACGGGCTCGCGCAGGATCACGAGAACGCGGCGCGGCTCGCAGCGGGGCTTGCCGGCATCGACGGAATCGTGATTCAGTCGCAAGCGACCAACATGGTGTTCGCGCAGATTCCCGCGAAGCACTGCGCGCCGCTCGAAGCTTGGCTCAAGGAACGCGGCATTCTCACGCAGATGCTGTACGCATCGCGGTTCGTGACGCATCGCGATGTGTCGCGCGAAGATATCGACACGGTCATCGACGCGGTCAAAGCCTACTTCGCCGCGCAATGA
- a CDS encoding urate hydroxylase PuuD yields the protein MEGFITDWLNLVLRCLHVIVAIAWIGESFYFVALDNSLKPPQDPNARRRGVFGDFWHVHGGGFYHMQKYSVAPQDMPENLHWSFWPSYTTWMSGFGLFFVLYLLSPSTYLIDKNVLDMGPVVAVSAALGFLMAGWIVYDSLCRLLGHNDKLLGICVGIYVLIAAFVACHVFSGRAAYLITGAMIATIMSANVFFVIIPGQRKMVAAMLKGETPNAIYGKRGKQRSVHNTYFTLPVVFAMLSNHYAMTYTHKYNWVILVLIMLAGALIRQFFVMRHRGQVLWYMPVAGLVLVLGAFAWTMPAPTVPVAQAAGAPTIKVADIQPIIQQRCAACHSAHPTMMGSAPAGVLLDTPAEIRQNAQRVHQQAVTLKAMPLGNVTQMTDAERQKIAAWFDGGAVQ from the coding sequence ATGGAAGGCTTTATCACCGACTGGCTGAACCTGGTCTTGCGCTGTCTGCACGTGATCGTGGCGATCGCGTGGATCGGCGAGTCGTTCTATTTCGTCGCGCTCGACAACAGCCTGAAACCGCCGCAGGACCCGAACGCGCGCCGGCGCGGCGTGTTCGGCGACTTCTGGCACGTGCACGGCGGCGGCTTCTATCACATGCAGAAGTATTCGGTTGCGCCGCAGGACATGCCGGAGAACCTGCACTGGTCGTTCTGGCCGTCCTACACCACGTGGATGTCCGGCTTCGGCCTCTTCTTCGTGCTGTATCTGCTCTCGCCGAGCACCTATCTGATCGACAAGAACGTGCTCGACATGGGACCGGTCGTTGCGGTGTCGGCGGCGCTCGGCTTTCTGATGGCCGGCTGGATCGTCTACGATTCGCTCTGCCGCCTGCTCGGCCACAACGACAAGCTGCTCGGCATCTGCGTCGGCATCTACGTGCTGATCGCGGCGTTCGTGGCGTGTCACGTATTCTCGGGCCGCGCGGCGTATCTGATCACCGGCGCGATGATCGCGACGATCATGTCCGCGAACGTGTTCTTCGTCATCATTCCGGGACAGCGCAAGATGGTCGCGGCAATGCTCAAGGGCGAAACGCCGAACGCCATCTACGGCAAGCGGGGCAAGCAACGTTCCGTGCACAACACGTACTTCACGCTGCCGGTCGTCTTCGCGATGCTGTCCAACCACTACGCGATGACTTACACGCACAAGTACAACTGGGTGATCCTCGTGCTCATCATGCTGGCGGGCGCGCTGATCCGTCAGTTCTTCGTGATGCGTCATCGCGGGCAGGTGCTGTGGTACATGCCGGTCGCGGGTCTCGTGCTGGTGCTCGGCGCATTCGCGTGGACGATGCCCGCGCCGACGGTGCCGGTCGCGCAGGCCGCTGGTGCGCCGACGATCAAGGTCGCCGACATTCAGCCGATCATCCAGCAGCGTTGCGCGGCGTGCCACTCCGCGCATCCGACGATGATGGGCAGCGCGCCCGCAGGCGTTCTCCTCGACACGCCCGCCGAGATTCGCCAGAACGCGCAGCGCGTGCATCAGCAGGCGGTGACGCTGAAAGCGATGCCGCTTGGCAACGTCACGCAAATGACGGATGCCGAGCGTCAGAAGATCGCTGCATGGTTTGACGGAGGCGCGGTGCAGTAA
- the uraH gene encoding hydroxyisourate hydrolase: MGKLTTHVLDTAHGRPGANIQVELFALSGDTRRAIKTTRTNDDGRCDAPLLEGAELKTGEYELVFHAGDYFAALGVKVPEPRFVDRVVLRFGIADAAAHYHVPLLVSPWAYSTYRGS, encoded by the coding sequence ATGGGCAAGCTCACCACCCACGTCCTCGACACCGCGCACGGCCGCCCCGGCGCAAACATCCAAGTCGAGCTCTTCGCGCTATCCGGCGACACCCGGCGCGCAATCAAGACCACCCGGACCAACGACGACGGCCGCTGCGACGCGCCGCTGCTCGAAGGCGCGGAACTCAAAACCGGCGAATACGAACTCGTCTTTCACGCGGGCGATTATTTCGCCGCGCTTGGCGTGAAAGTGCCCGAACCGCGCTTCGTCGATCGCGTCGTGCTGCGCTTCGGCATCGCGGACGCCGCCGCGCATTATCACGTGCCGCTCTTGGTCTCGCCGTGGGCGTACAGCACGTATCGCGGCAGCTAA
- a CDS encoding 8-oxoguanine deaminase produces the protein MNATPRSLLVKNAHMLVTMDAERREIADGGLFIEGNRIVAVGPTSALPQTADDVLDMRGHLVIPGLVNTHHHMYQSLTRAVPAAQNAELFGWLTNLYKIWAHLTPEMIAVSTTTAMAELLLSGCTTSSDHLYIYPNGSRLDDSIAAARDIGMRFHAARGSMSVGQKDGGLPPDSVVEKEDAILKDSQRLIETYHDEGRYAMLRVVVAPCSPFSVSRELMRDSAALARRYGVSLHTHLAENVNDVAYSREKFGMTPAEYAEDLGWVGHDVWHAHCVQLDKPGIDLFARTGTGVAHCPCSNMRLASGIAPIRAMRDAGVPVGLGVDGSASNDGAQMVAEVRQALLLQRVGFGPDAMTAREALEIATLGGAKVLNRDDIGALAPGMAADFVSFDLSQPAFAGALHDPVAALVFCAPSQVATSVIDGKVVVKEGRLTTVDLRAVVERHNALAGELANAAH, from the coding sequence ATGAACGCGACACCCCGCAGCCTGCTCGTCAAGAACGCCCACATGCTCGTCACGATGGACGCAGAGCGCCGCGAAATCGCCGATGGCGGCCTCTTTATCGAAGGCAACCGCATCGTCGCGGTCGGGCCGACGAGCGCGCTTCCGCAGACCGCCGACGACGTGCTCGACATGCGCGGGCATCTCGTCATTCCCGGCCTCGTCAACACGCATCACCATATGTATCAGAGCCTGACGCGGGCGGTTCCGGCCGCGCAGAACGCCGAACTCTTCGGCTGGCTCACGAACCTCTACAAGATCTGGGCGCATCTGACGCCCGAGATGATCGCGGTCTCCACGACAACCGCGATGGCCGAACTGCTGCTCTCCGGCTGCACGACATCGAGCGATCACCTGTACATCTACCCGAACGGCAGCCGGCTCGACGACAGCATCGCGGCGGCGCGCGACATCGGTATGCGCTTTCACGCGGCGCGCGGGAGCATGAGCGTCGGCCAGAAAGACGGCGGGCTGCCGCCGGATTCGGTCGTCGAGAAAGAAGACGCGATTCTGAAGGACTCGCAGCGCCTCATCGAGACGTATCACGACGAAGGCCGCTACGCGATGCTGCGCGTGGTCGTCGCGCCGTGTTCGCCGTTTTCGGTGAGCCGCGAGCTGATGCGCGATTCCGCGGCGCTCGCGCGTCGGTACGGCGTGTCGCTGCACACGCATCTGGCGGAAAACGTCAACGATGTCGCGTACAGCCGCGAGAAGTTCGGCATGACGCCCGCCGAATATGCCGAAGACCTGGGCTGGGTCGGCCATGACGTATGGCACGCGCATTGTGTGCAGCTCGACAAGCCGGGCATCGATCTTTTCGCGCGCACGGGAACCGGCGTCGCGCATTGTCCGTGTTCGAACATGCGGCTCGCGTCCGGCATCGCGCCGATCCGCGCGATGCGCGACGCGGGCGTGCCCGTCGGGCTAGGCGTGGACGGCTCGGCATCGAACGATGGCGCGCAGATGGTCGCCGAGGTGCGGCAGGCGCTTTTGCTCCAGCGCGTCGGGTTTGGACCGGATGCCATGACCGCGCGCGAAGCGCTCGAAATCGCGACGCTCGGCGGGGCGAAGGTACTGAACCGCGACGACATCGGCGCGCTCGCGCCCGGCATGGCGGCGGATTTCGTCTCGTTCGACCTGTCGCAGCCGGCGTTCGCGGGCGCGCTGCACGATCCCGTCGCGGCGCTCGTGTTCTGCGCGCCGTCGCAGGTCGCGACGAGCGTCATCGACGGGAAAGTGGTCGTGAAGGAAGGGCGCCTGACGACGGTGGACTTGCGCGCGGTCGTCGAGCGGCATAACGCGCTGGCGGGAGAATTGGCGAATGCGGCGCACTGA